GCGGGCCGTGTGTTGCTGCGGGAGGTTTCTCCTGGCTTCTAGTGGATCTGGGCAAAGAGAAAGGACAGGGGTGCAGCGGGGTGAGGGCAGGGTGGGAGCAACGGTGCCGGCAGCGAGGTTTTTCTACGCAAcgtgcagagctggagctgaggctGAACGCGTGCCGCTGTTCGCTGCAGCGTACCTCAGTGACGCGGTAAATccagggcaggagctgagccACGTTGGTGTAAACCCCCGGGCGGTTGGGTTCggcgcagccccggccccagcTGACGATGCCCACCAAGCGCCACGCCAGCTCGTCCTGGCAGACCAGGGGCCCCCCGCTGTCACCCTGCGGCAGAGCGGGGACGGGAGCACAGcgggggctcagccccacggccCAGTGCCGCTCCGCTGTGCGCCTGGCTGCGCCCGCCCATCACCTGGCAGGCATCGATCTTCCCCTGCGGGTACCCGGCGCACAGCATCCTGGCCGTGAGCTCTCCTGCGTACATGCACGAGCTGTTGCACCTCTGGGTGCCGATCAAGGGCACGAGGGCTTCCTTCAGCGTCTcggtgagctgtgctggggaaggagggagaagcCAAGAGGGAAACACGATGTTAGAGAGCAGGAGGGgtcagaagaggagaaagataGGGTCACGCTGATGGACTCGTGGGGCTTCAAAaggagggagaggcagaggCAGAACTGCACGCACACAGCACGGGAAGGGCCGGCAGGGAGCAGGGTCAGGCTTACCTTGGTCAGGCCTCGTGTAGCCCCAGCCCGACACCCAGCACGGCGTGCCCGGGAGCAGGTCCTGgtgggagggcagcaggcacagggcGCTGATGGCGTCTGGTGGAGAGGGGACGGGTTGGGCCCGGGACAGCTCGTAGCGCAGCCCCAGGCGCCTTCCCAGCAACGTGTGGCTCTGGCATTGCCCAAAGCACGGCCCAGCTGGCACACTGCTCCCCAGATGCCAGGAGAGGATGAGGGTGCCCCGCAGCAGCGCCTTACCTGAGAAATTCAAGGGAACCTGCAGCTTCATCAGAGCGATGTCGTAGTCCAGGCTGTTATCATTATACAGCGGGTGAGAAATAACTCTCTCCACGGGCACTCCAGCCTCCTGCTTGGCCGAGCCATGAGTGATGCCAGCATGGACCATCCAGCCCGAGGCGCTCCGCCGTCGGTAGCTGAGGGGACAGAACGGCCCTCGGGGCTGCCCcgagcccccagcacaggccCCGAGCCCCCACCACGGGTCCCGTGCTCAGGGCAGCCCTGTACCTGTGCACGCAATGGGCGGCGGTGACGATCCAGCGCGGTGCCAGCACGGAGCCACCACAGCGGTGCCGGGAGCCATGGCGTACGCTCACCTGCCAAGGCCAGCGCCCGGGGGCAGCGTCCATGCCCCCCACCACGCGGCCCCCGGGTGCCGGGCGCTGCCcgcaggctgcagcagggccggGGCTCAGCGGGTGCGAGGGGCTGGAGGCCGCAGATCTCGGGTACGCAAAGAGAGGGGCACCCAcctgagcactgcagagccACGACGCGGCCCGActcacagctgctcctgcacgGGGGGACCGCGGTCAGGGAGCTGCCCGCTGGGTGAAGGCAGAACTTTGCCACCCGGCTTGAGGCACACACCAGTGCCACCAACACGGCCTGGCCTGCCCTCACCTGACCTGCCACGCATCCGCCAGGCTGGACCCCATCTGGGCAAACTCCTGCCCGTCCTCCACCGCCACGTCCGTCAGATTCACCCCTTTCTGATGAATCGCTCTGCAGAAGGAACggctgcagcccagggaggggcgggctgctgccctgcccccATCCCCGCCAGCACCCACCTGAGCGCCCCGAGGTGCCGGCACAGCCGTGTGCCCAGCGCGGGCCGCCAGCGCTCATAGCAGGCCAGCAGCCATCGGGGCCGGTCCCGCGGCCGCACCGCCAGCAGGGAGGCACCCGCCTGGATCCTGAAAAAAACTGACAGCACCGACCTCACCTCCCCGCAGCGCTTCACGCGGGGCCTATAGCAAAACAAACTCAGAAGCAATCTGTTCGTAGCGAATGATAAGCTGCACATAAAACTTCTGATGTTTTCTCAGTGCGGCTTTGCTGAGAGGGTGCATGCAAAGGCAGGACCACGCCGTGCACTGCTGCTAGGGAAC
The DNA window shown above is from Numida meleagris isolate 19003 breed g44 Domestic line chromosome 23, NumMel1.0, whole genome shotgun sequence and carries:
- the TMPRSS5 gene encoding transmembrane protease serine 5 isoform X3 — its product is MCLPLLELRRFPMPRKGGGRWQRDRMEVFGIGPAESPAKPGPAGWSCREGPGAAEHCPHILPGAGDAAQSCESPAAELRTEHDSANASPKTLCTTWRLLLLLLGVTGLLAVAVVGAWLLGQHVWDPQPHQGLAKPQASDLFAACSEGEEEEPVVRGAPGGVFFRIQAGASLLAVRPRDRPRWLLACYERWRPALGTRLCRHLGALRAIHQKGVNLTDVAVEDGQEFAQMGSSLADAWQVRSSCESGRVVALQCSACGQRPAPGGRVVGGMDAAPGRWPWQVSVRHGSRHRCGGSVLAPRWIVTAAHCVHSYRRRSASGWMVHAGITHGSAKQEAGVPVERVISHPLYNDNSLDYDIALMKLQVPLNFSDAISALCLLPSHQDLLPGTPCWVSGWGYTRPDQAHRDAEGSPRALDRHPEVQQLVHVRRRAHGQDAVRRVPAGEDRCLPGRAGVALGGHRQLGPGLRRTQPPGGLHQRGSAPALDLPRH
- the TMPRSS5 gene encoding transmembrane protease serine 5 isoform X5; protein product: MCLPLLELRRFPMPRKGGGRWQRDRMEVFGIGPAESPAKPGPAGWSCREGPGAAEHCPHILPGAGDAAQSCESPAAELRTEHDSANASPKTLCTTWRLLLLLLGVTGLLAVAVVGAWLLGQHVWDPQPHQGLAKPQASDLFAACSEGEEEEPVVRGAPGGVFFRIQAGASLLAVRPRDRPRWLLACYERWRPALGTRLCRHLGALRAIHQKGVNLTDVAVEDGQEFAQMGSSLADAWQVRSSCESGRVVALQCSACGQRPAPGGRVVGGMDAAPGRWPWQVSVRHGSRHRCGGSVLAPRWIVTAAHCVHSYRRRSASGWMVHAGITHGSAKQEAGVPVERVISHPLYNDNSLDYDIALMKLQVPLNFSDAISALCLLPSHQDLLPGTPCWVSGWGYTRPDQAHRDAEGSPRALDRHPEVQQLVHVRRRAHGQDAVRRVPAGEDRCLPG
- the TMPRSS5 gene encoding transmembrane protease serine 5 isoform X7, which gives rise to MGSSLADAWQVRSSCESGRVVALQCSACGQRPAPGGRVVGGMDAAPGRWPWQVSVRHGSRHRCGGSVLAPRWIVTAAHCVHSYRRRSASGWMVHAGITHGSAKQEAGVPVERVISHPLYNDNSLDYDIALMKLQVPLNFSDAISALCLLPSHQDLLPGTPCWVSGWGYTRPDQAQLTETLKEALVPLIGTQRCNSSCMYAGELTARMLCAGYPQGKIDACQGDSGGPLVCQDELAWRLVGIVSWGRGCAEPNRPGVYTNVAQLLPWIYRVTEIH
- the TMPRSS5 gene encoding transmembrane protease serine 5 isoform X2; translation: MCLPLLELRRFPMPRKGGGRWQRDRMEVFGIGPAESPAKPGPAGWSCREGPGAAEHCPHILPGAGDAAQSCESPAAELRTEHDSANASPKTLCTTWRLLLLLLGVTGLLAVAVVGAWLLGQHVWDPQPHQGLAKPQASDLFAACSEGEEEEPVVRGAPGGVFFRIQAGASLLAVRPRDRPRWLLACYERWRPALGTRLCRHLGALRAIHQKGVNLTDVAVEDGQEFAQMGSSLADAWQVRSSCESGRVVALQCSACGQRPAPGGRVVGGMDAAPGRWPWQVSVRHGSRHRCGGSVLAPRWIVTAAHCVHSYRRRSASGWMVHAGITHGSAKQEAGVPVERVISHPLYNDNSLDYDIALMKLQVPLNFSDAISALCLLPSHQDLLPGTPCWVSGWGYTRPDQAQLTETLKEALVPLIGTQRCNSSCMYAGELTARMLCAGYPQGKIDACQDELAWRLVGIVSWGRGCAEPNRPGVYTNVAQLLPWIYRVTEIH
- the TMPRSS5 gene encoding transmembrane protease serine 5 isoform X1, which gives rise to MCLPLLELRRFPMPRKGGGRWQRDRMEVFGIGPAESPAKPGPAGWSCREGPGAAEHCPHILPGAGDAAQSCESPAAELRTEHDSANASPKTLCTTWRLLLLLLGVTGLLAVAVVGAWLLGQHVWDPQPHQGLAKPQASDLFAACSEGEEEEPVVRGAPGGVFFRIQAGASLLAVRPRDRPRWLLACYERWRPALGTRLCRHLGALRAIHQKGVNLTDVAVEDGQEFAQMGSSLADAWQVRSSCESGRVVALQCSACGQRPAPGGRVVGGMDAAPGRWPWQVSVRHGSRHRCGGSVLAPRWIVTAAHCVHSYRRRSASGWMVHAGITHGSAKQEAGVPVERVISHPLYNDNSLDYDIALMKLQVPLNFSDAISALCLLPSHQDLLPGTPCWVSGWGYTRPDQAQLTETLKEALVPLIGTQRCNSSCMYAGELTARMLCAGYPQGKIDACQGDSGGPLVCQDELAWRLVGIVSWGRGCAEPNRPGVYTNVAQLLPWIYRVTEIH
- the TMPRSS5 gene encoding transmembrane protease serine 5 isoform X4 — encoded protein: MCLPLLELRRFPMPRKGGGRWQRDRMEVFGIGPAESPAKPGPAGWSCREGPGAAEHCPHILPGAGDAAQSCESPAAELRTEHGQHVWDPQPHQGLAKPQASDLFAACSEGEEEEPVVRGAPGGVFFRIQAGASLLAVRPRDRPRWLLACYERWRPALGTRLCRHLGALRAIHQKGVNLTDVAVEDGQEFAQMGSSLADAWQVRSSCESGRVVALQCSACGQRPAPGGRVVGGMDAAPGRWPWQVSVRHGSRHRCGGSVLAPRWIVTAAHCVHSYRRRSASGWMVHAGITHGSAKQEAGVPVERVISHPLYNDNSLDYDIALMKLQVPLNFSDAISALCLLPSHQDLLPGTPCWVSGWGYTRPDQAQLTETLKEALVPLIGTQRCNSSCMYAGELTARMLCAGYPQGKIDACQGDSGGPLVCQDELAWRLVGIVSWGRGCAEPNRPGVYTNVAQLLPWIYRVTEIH
- the TMPRSS5 gene encoding transmembrane protease serine 5 isoform X6; protein product: MCSLSFATNRLLLSLFCYRPRVKRCGEVRSVLSVFFRIQAGASLLAVRPRDRPRWLLACYERWRPALGTRLCRHLGALRAIHQKGVNLTDVAVEDGQEFAQMGSSLADAWQVRSSCESGRVVALQCSACGQRPAPGGRVVGGMDAAPGRWPWQVSVRHGSRHRCGGSVLAPRWIVTAAHCVHSYRRRSASGWMVHAGITHGSAKQEAGVPVERVISHPLYNDNSLDYDIALMKLQVPLNFSDAISALCLLPSHQDLLPGTPCWVSGWGYTRPDQAQLTETLKEALVPLIGTQRCNSSCMYAGELTARMLCAGYPQGKIDACQGDSGGPLVCQDELAWRLVGIVSWGRGCAEPNRPGVYTNVAQLLPWIYRVTEIH